From Chloroflexota bacterium, one genomic window encodes:
- a CDS encoding acyl-CoA dehydrogenase family protein codes for MVAEKRAQLAADPPTGERLVEAARSMAPRIRACADEIERARRLPLPLVTELAEAGIFRSLAPRAIGGSELDPLSWMEIIETLSEADASVGWCAAIGSGTAFSTGFLRPDIGYELVGRDPTAVMGGSGTPFGQATVVEGGYRVTGRWPFASGCEHARWLIGNSVIRDGETPRKDDNGVPVMRIMIFPSSACTILDTWYVGGLRGSGSHDFAVSDVFVPEERSFSPMEASSYHDGLLYSGRFFFFLFQHAAHALGVARAAIDALVELANRKPFGRTGSLLRDRPMVRLQIAQAEALVRSARAWAWDIARETWDQAGRSQALTLEQGALARLAITNAVVKSAEAVDLMYSAAGGSAVYASNRLERAFRDIHTVTQHVIVAPPSYEQVGEALAGSDRQRVSPVTGLRLF; via the coding sequence ATGGTTGCTGAGAAACGTGCCCAACTGGCGGCCGACCCGCCCACGGGCGAGCGGCTCGTCGAGGCGGCCAGATCGATGGCGCCTCGGATCCGCGCCTGCGCGGACGAGATCGAGCGGGCGCGGAGATTGCCGTTGCCGCTGGTGACGGAGCTGGCCGAGGCGGGTATCTTTCGGTCGCTGGCGCCACGCGCGATTGGCGGCAGCGAACTCGATCCACTGAGCTGGATGGAGATCATCGAGACCCTTTCCGAGGCCGATGCCTCGGTTGGCTGGTGTGCCGCGATCGGATCGGGGACGGCGTTCTCGACCGGCTTCCTCAGGCCGGACATCGGCTACGAGCTGGTCGGCCGAGATCCGACGGCCGTCATGGGCGGCAGCGGGACGCCGTTCGGGCAGGCGACGGTCGTGGAGGGCGGCTACCGAGTGACTGGGCGCTGGCCGTTCGCAAGCGGCTGTGAGCACGCTCGCTGGCTGATCGGCAACTCGGTCATCCGCGACGGCGAGACACCACGGAAAGACGACAACGGCGTGCCGGTGATGCGGATCATGATCTTCCCGTCATCCGCGTGCACGATCCTCGACACCTGGTACGTGGGTGGGCTGCGGGGCAGCGGCAGCCACGACTTCGCGGTGTCGGACGTGTTCGTGCCGGAGGAGCGGTCGTTCTCCCCCATGGAGGCGTCGTCGTACCACGACGGGCTGCTCTACAGCGGTCGCTTCTTCTTCTTCCTGTTCCAGCACGCTGCCCACGCACTCGGCGTCGCTCGCGCGGCCATCGACGCCCTGGTCGAGCTGGCGAATCGGAAGCCGTTCGGTCGGACGGGCAGCCTGCTGCGAGACCGCCCGATGGTCCGCCTCCAGATCGCTCAGGCCGAAGCGCTGGTGCGGTCGGCGCGGGCCTGGGCCTGGGATATCGCGCGAGAGACCTGGGATCAGGCCGGCCGCTCTCAGGCGCTCACGTTGGAGCAGGGCGCGCTGGCGCGGCTGGCCATCACCAACGCGGTCGTGAAGTCGGCCGAGGCCGTCGATCTGATGTACAGCGCGGCCGGTGGAAGCGCCGTCTACGCCAGCAACCGGCTCGAACGGGCGTTCCGCGACATCCACACCGTCACCCAGCACGTCATCGTCGCCCCCCCGAGCTACGAGCAGGTCGGCGAGGCGCTCGCGGGCTCCGACCGGCAGAGAGTCTCGCCGGTGACCGGGCTTCGCCTCTTCTAG
- a CDS encoding ABC transporter ATP-binding protein encodes MTSAIYALAGDQPTQPEPALEARGLSKAFQLPVLDDLSLAVRPGELVCLLGPNGCGKTTLLRILAGLEPPDDGTVLVDGDDPLRRKGSPAVGVVFQEPRLLPWKTAAQNITVCLKPLGLSGDDAARRAAEYLDLVGLRGFGGYDPNQLSGGMQQRVAIARALAVQPAILLMDEPFSALDAETRRDQQQAVAEIWRASGTTILFITHSIEEALAVGTRVVLLSARPARMLRAWDLDNHADRHLLADEILSSLAEQVQRQRRLEGPRSEVVA; translated from the coding sequence ATGACGTCAGCCATCTACGCCCTGGCAGGCGACCAGCCCACCCAGCCCGAGCCCGCACTCGAAGCGCGCGGCCTGTCCAAGGCGTTCCAGCTGCCGGTGCTGGACGACCTCTCGCTGGCCGTCCGGCCGGGAGAGCTTGTCTGCCTGCTTGGGCCGAACGGCTGCGGCAAGACCACCCTGCTGCGCATCCTGGCCGGCCTGGAGCCGCCCGACGATGGGACGGTGCTCGTCGATGGCGACGATCCGCTCCGTCGCAAGGGGAGCCCGGCCGTGGGCGTCGTCTTCCAGGAGCCGCGATTGCTGCCCTGGAAGACGGCCGCCCAGAACATCACGGTCTGCCTCAAGCCGCTCGGCCTCTCCGGCGACGATGCGGCCAGACGCGCCGCCGAGTACCTGGACCTCGTCGGGCTGCGCGGCTTCGGCGGCTACGACCCGAACCAGCTCTCTGGTGGCATGCAGCAGCGGGTTGCGATTGCCCGGGCGCTGGCCGTGCAGCCGGCGATCCTCCTGATGGACGAGCCGTTCAGCGCCCTCGATGCCGAGACGCGGCGTGACCAGCAGCAGGCCGTCGCCGAGATCTGGCGCGCGAGCGGGACGACGATCCTGTTCATCACCCACAGCATCGAGGAGGCGCTGGCCGTCGGGACCCGGGTCGTGCTGCTCTCGGCCCGACCCGCCCGGATGCTTCGAGCCTGGGATCTCGACAACCACGCGGACCGGCACCTCCTGGCTGATGAGATCCTCAGCTCGCTGGCCGAGCAGGTCCAGCGGCAGCGTCGGCTCGAGGGGCCACGGTCCGAGGTGGTGGCGTGA
- a CDS encoding LLM class F420-dependent oxidoreductase translates to MRFGVMLPQQGLKASPEALVRAAQQAERLRYDSVWVNERLLYPVHPRTPYPGSPDGALPATFSRTFTPLETLAYVAAHTSRVALGTGIVNMPLHNPVMLARQLATLDVLSGGRVRVGLGQAWSVDELEAAGADTVQRGPRADEFLAVLKQVWTTDPAEFRGKYFTLPESVLQPKPIQQPHPLIYLGAYAPRALARVGRLADGWLPAGVPLAAMGPMMGQIRETARDAGRDPASLHLVTLAFVSVLPDSPGANRPDFVGTLDEIRRDVATARELGVTEIIFAPGFGRGELKLEEHFDTLEQLRAVA, encoded by the coding sequence ATGCGATTCGGAGTCATGCTGCCCCAGCAGGGCCTGAAGGCGAGCCCTGAGGCACTCGTGCGCGCGGCACAGCAGGCCGAGCGCCTCAGGTACGACAGCGTCTGGGTGAACGAGCGGCTGCTGTACCCGGTGCACCCACGAACACCGTACCCTGGGTCGCCGGATGGGGCGCTGCCGGCGACATTCAGCAGGACGTTCACCCCGCTCGAAACGTTGGCCTACGTCGCGGCGCACACCAGTCGCGTGGCACTCGGTACCGGCATCGTCAACATGCCGCTGCACAATCCGGTTATGCTGGCGCGGCAGCTCGCCACGCTCGACGTGCTGTCAGGTGGGCGGGTGCGAGTCGGCCTCGGGCAGGCGTGGTCGGTGGACGAGCTGGAGGCCGCTGGCGCCGACACTGTCCAGCGCGGTCCGCGCGCCGATGAATTCCTGGCTGTCCTGAAGCAGGTCTGGACAACCGATCCGGCCGAGTTTCGCGGGAAGTACTTCACACTGCCAGAGTCGGTACTGCAACCGAAGCCGATCCAGCAGCCGCACCCGCTCATCTACCTGGGCGCCTACGCCCCAAGGGCGCTGGCGCGAGTCGGACGTCTGGCGGATGGCTGGTTACCAGCCGGCGTGCCGCTCGCGGCGATGGGCCCGATGATGGGGCAGATCCGCGAAACGGCTCGCGACGCCGGCCGCGATCCGGCTTCGTTGCACCTCGTCACACTCGCATTCGTCAGCGTTCTCCCGGACTCTCCCGGCGCGAACCGGCCTGACTTCGTCGGGACACTCGACGAGATCAGGCGCGACGTGGCGACGGCTCGTGAGCTCGGTGTCACGGAGATCATCTTCGCGCCCGGATTCGGCCGCGGCGAGCTCAAGCTGGAAGAACACTTCGACACGCTCGAGCAGCTTCGCGCCGTCGCCTGA
- a CDS encoding ABC transporter substrate-binding protein → MATNRRAFLRGAVAVGGAAGLALLSAACVPSSRSSAADGPSGSGQDRTFRLAYLTLGWAGIEVIHQLGLLEAKGWKIEWQNVDLIPGVVNAFGSGQVDLIDMSTVVGAQMYEQGIKLSVFGVCVGSLGAVLAGTGTNIRSLPELQGRKVAGIPGGTTTQELNAHIRRTHGFDLFTDTQFVQASAPPDVANLLIKGDVEAALIWEPTVTQLTQSGAGTVIATQQQLWEQTFGGGATEVHVMYVARPEIAQQYPALLRDVNAAQAQVAELWKQRDPKAVEAMVKVTKLPEDVVREAYGRTTPLSGLADQDIEAILQQLQFNREHGTILQSDVWTQDPATARREIFVQTG, encoded by the coding sequence ATGGCGACGAATCGTCGAGCGTTCTTGCGTGGCGCCGTCGCGGTCGGTGGCGCGGCCGGATTGGCGCTGCTGTCAGCCGCCTGCGTCCCATCATCCAGGTCCAGCGCCGCCGACGGACCGTCGGGCTCTGGGCAGGACCGGACGTTCAGGCTCGCCTATCTGACGCTGGGCTGGGCGGGCATTGAGGTGATCCATCAGCTTGGCTTACTCGAAGCCAAAGGCTGGAAAATTGAGTGGCAGAACGTGGACCTGATCCCTGGCGTCGTCAATGCCTTTGGCTCCGGCCAGGTCGACCTGATCGACATGTCCACCGTCGTCGGCGCGCAGATGTATGAGCAGGGCATCAAGCTGTCTGTGTTCGGCGTCTGTGTTGGCTCCCTCGGGGCGGTCCTGGCGGGCACAGGCACGAATATCCGCTCGCTGCCGGAGCTACAGGGGAGGAAGGTGGCCGGCATCCCCGGCGGCACCACGACCCAGGAGCTCAACGCCCATATCCGCAGAACCCACGGCTTCGACCTGTTCACCGATACCCAGTTCGTGCAAGCCTCGGCCCCGCCGGACGTCGCCAATCTCCTGATCAAGGGTGACGTCGAGGCGGCGCTGATCTGGGAGCCGACGGTGACGCAGTTGACCCAGTCCGGCGCCGGCACGGTCATCGCCACACAGCAGCAGTTGTGGGAGCAGACGTTCGGGGGCGGCGCGACGGAGGTCCACGTCATGTACGTGGCGAGACCGGAGATCGCGCAGCAGTACCCGGCGCTCCTGCGAGACGTTAACGCCGCGCAGGCCCAGGTCGCCGAACTCTGGAAGCAGCGCGATCCGAAGGCTGTCGAGGCGATGGTGAAGGTGACGAAGCTACCGGAGGACGTGGTCCGGGAGGCGTACGGCCGGACCACGCCACTCTCCGGCCTCGCTGACCAGGACATTGAGGCCATTCTGCAACAGCTCCAGTTCAATCGCGAGCACGGGACGATCCTCCAGTCGGATGTCTGGACACAGGACCCGGCCACGGCGCGACGCGAGATCTTCGTCCAGACCGGCTGA
- the argJ gene encoding bifunctional glutamate N-acetyltransferase/amino-acid acetyltransferase ArgJ codes for MGAANQFRPVVDGGVTLAAGFSAGAVYAGIKTPGPDKLDLAILASDRPAAVAGIFTRNAFCAAPVVVSREVVSARRARAVIVNAGNANACTGEQGLADAREMARLAAARIDGDPAEVIVASTGVIGVPLPMDLIRAGAGEIAFNSDGGSQFSRAIITTDTRTKQAGAELELGGRTVRIGGATKGAGMIHPNMATMLAFVTTDAAVDPEFLQAALSKAGADSFNMISIDGDTSTNDTLVVLANGAAGNPVVSGGEDGEKFTAALTYVCAELARAIVRDGEGATRLIKVEVRGAASDRDARDAARSVVRSNLVKAAVYGGDPNWGRVLCAIGYSGAQVDPMAVDLFVGDVQLVKAGAPVPGSREAAGDVMKQPEVAFVADLKVGGAAATAWGCDLTEAYVVENSAYTT; via the coding sequence GTGGGTGCGGCCAACCAGTTTCGGCCGGTCGTTGATGGAGGCGTGACGCTCGCCGCTGGGTTTTCGGCGGGTGCGGTCTACGCTGGCATCAAGACGCCAGGGCCAGACAAGCTCGATCTCGCGATCCTCGCCTCGGACCGCCCGGCTGCGGTGGCAGGGATCTTCACCAGGAACGCGTTCTGCGCGGCGCCAGTCGTCGTGTCGCGCGAGGTGGTGTCGGCGAGGCGAGCGAGGGCCGTCATCGTCAATGCTGGCAACGCCAACGCCTGCACCGGCGAGCAGGGGCTTGCCGACGCCCGGGAGATGGCCCGGCTGGCCGCCGCCAGGATCGACGGCGACCCGGCCGAGGTGATCGTCGCGTCTACGGGCGTGATCGGCGTGCCGCTGCCGATGGACCTGATCCGGGCCGGCGCCGGCGAGATCGCGTTCAACTCGGACGGCGGCTCGCAGTTCTCGCGCGCCATCATCACGACCGATACCCGCACCAAGCAGGCCGGGGCCGAGCTGGAGCTGGGCGGCCGGACGGTGCGGATCGGCGGGGCGACCAAGGGCGCCGGCATGATCCATCCGAACATGGCGACGATGCTGGCGTTCGTGACCACCGATGCGGCGGTCGATCCCGAGTTCTTGCAGGCAGCGTTGAGCAAGGCCGGCGCTGATTCGTTCAACATGATCAGCATCGACGGCGACACCAGCACCAACGACACCCTGGTCGTGCTGGCGAACGGCGCGGCCGGGAATCCCGTGGTGTCCGGCGGCGAGGACGGCGAGAAGTTCACGGCGGCGCTGACCTACGTCTGCGCCGAGCTGGCGCGCGCCATCGTTCGGGATGGTGAGGGCGCAACCCGCCTGATCAAGGTCGAGGTGCGCGGGGCGGCCTCCGACCGTGATGCACGAGACGCCGCCCGCTCAGTCGTGCGCTCGAACCTCGTCAAGGCGGCTGTCTACGGCGGCGATCCGAACTGGGGCCGGGTGCTCTGCGCCATCGGCTACTCGGGCGCGCAGGTCGATCCGATGGCAGTCGATCTGTTCGTGGGCGACGTTCAGCTCGTCAAGGCTGGCGCGCCGGTGCCCGGCAGCCGCGAAGCGGCCGGCGATGTCATGAAGCAGCCGGAGGTCGCCTTCGTGGCCGACCTCAAGGTAGGCGGCGCGGCGGCAACGGCCTGGGGGTGTGACCTCACCGAGGCGTACGTCGTCGAGAACAGCGCCTACACGACGTAG
- a CDS encoding response regulator transcription factor, whose amino-acid sequence MSPGRARVLVIDDDPLIVRLVRTHLDRAGFQVSDAPDGPTGLELAARESPDFVVLDLMLPGLDGYEVCRRLRELSLVPVLMLTARGEQVDKLRGFEMGADDYLTKPFSPAELIARVQAVLRRSQQGAATDTPAVVRCGDLAVDLARRRVTLRDEAVRLTPTEFRLLEQLALNAGKVMTHTELLTQVWGPEYRDDRDYLWAYVRHLRRKLEPNPDQPAMILSEPGVGYVLDCPTT is encoded by the coding sequence ATGAGTCCGGGCCGTGCGCGCGTCCTGGTGATCGACGATGATCCGCTGATCGTGCGGCTGGTCCGGACGCATCTCGATCGGGCCGGCTTCCAGGTGAGCGACGCGCCAGACGGGCCGACCGGCCTGGAACTGGCCGCTCGCGAGTCGCCGGACTTCGTCGTCCTGGACTTGATGCTGCCTGGACTCGACGGCTACGAAGTCTGTCGGCGTCTGCGCGAGCTCTCGCTGGTGCCGGTCCTGATGCTCACGGCCAGGGGTGAGCAGGTGGACAAGCTCCGAGGCTTCGAGATGGGGGCCGACGACTACCTGACCAAGCCGTTCAGCCCGGCCGAGCTGATCGCTCGGGTCCAGGCGGTATTGCGCCGCAGCCAGCAGGGCGCGGCGACTGATACCCCGGCGGTCGTTCGGTGTGGTGACCTGGCGGTCGATCTGGCGCGGCGCCGGGTGACGCTCCGCGACGAGGCCGTCCGATTGACCCCGACCGAGTTTCGCCTGCTGGAACAACTGGCGCTCAACGCCGGCAAGGTGATGACGCACACCGAGCTCTTGACTCAGGTCTGGGGCCCTGAGTATCGCGACGACCGTGACTACCTCTGGGCGTATGTCCGCCATCTCCGCCGCAAGCTGGAGCCGAACCCGGACCAGCCGGCCATGATCCTCAGCGAGCCCGGCGTCGGCTACGTCCTGGACTGTCCCACCACGTAG
- the argB gene encoding acetylglutamate kinase: protein MATAIKEALPYIARFVGKTVVIKIGGSIHGDGTALEDVVTLARLGVKPVVVHGGGPMISEWQGKMGLEPKFVDGRRYTDEVTLDLARMVLIGKANSDLVAHLVSLGGRAVGLSGIDGGLIRARLRDPRLGLVGEVTHVDLGPVQALMEAGYVVVVAPSATDESGQPLNVNADSIAGDIARALHAEKMVMFTDVDGVRDGSGRVLSVLTVERVREMIESGEIAGGMIPKVEACVRALDTVPRAHILDGRVEHALLGELFTDAGVGTMITREANA from the coding sequence ATGGCGACGGCGATCAAAGAGGCGCTGCCGTACATCGCGCGGTTCGTCGGGAAGACCGTCGTCATCAAGATCGGCGGGAGCATCCACGGCGACGGCACCGCCCTCGAGGACGTGGTCACGCTGGCGCGGCTCGGCGTCAAGCCCGTCGTGGTGCACGGCGGCGGCCCGATGATCTCCGAGTGGCAGGGCAAAATGGGCCTGGAGCCCAAGTTCGTCGATGGCCGCCGCTACACCGACGAGGTCACGCTCGACCTGGCCCGTATGGTGCTGATCGGCAAGGCGAACAGCGACCTCGTGGCCCATCTCGTCTCGCTGGGCGGTCGGGCGGTCGGCCTGTCCGGCATCGACGGCGGCCTGATCCGCGCCAGGCTCCGCGATCCGCGCCTCGGGCTCGTCGGCGAGGTGACCCACGTCGACCTCGGGCCGGTCCAGGCGCTGATGGAGGCTGGCTACGTGGTGGTCGTGGCTCCCTCGGCCACGGACGAGAGCGGTCAGCCGCTCAACGTCAACGCCGACTCGATTGCCGGCGACATCGCGCGCGCCCTCCACGCCGAGAAGATGGTGATGTTCACGGACGTGGACGGCGTGCGCGACGGCAGCGGCAGGGTGCTCTCGGTCCTGACCGTCGAGCGGGTCCGCGAGATGATCGAGTCTGGCGAGATCGCCGGCGGCATGATCCCGAAGGTCGAAGCGTGCGTCCGCGCGCTCGACACGGTGCCGCGCGCGCACATTCTGGATGGTCGCGTCGAGCACGCGTTGCTCGGCGAGCTGTTCACCGACGCCGGGGTCGGCACGATGATCACGCGGGAAGCGAACGCGTGA
- a CDS encoding ABC transporter permease, whose amino-acid sequence MAVTQVAAPENPPARRSIRWRSLAETLHLPTVLALALGLVAWSLLSERYGAYLFPPPGKVLGALVGIASSGQLWLHVGSSLCRIGLGFAGAVVASILAGLLIARLPLARLVVRDLTAILNSTSVFVWLVLALIWFGLSNSGPIFTTFMIVLPVMLSNVAEGIDSVDRKLMEMAQAYRLGELDRFRHVTLPGVIPYLVAGMKVSFALGLRVSVVAELFGVSTGIGYMMNFSRDTLRTDLVFAWALVLVAVMVLAEQLVFEPLARRANRWR is encoded by the coding sequence ATGGCGGTGACCCAGGTGGCGGCGCCAGAGAACCCGCCTGCGCGGCGGTCGATCCGCTGGCGCAGCCTGGCCGAGACGCTCCACCTGCCGACCGTGCTGGCGCTGGCGCTTGGACTGGTCGCCTGGAGCCTGCTGTCGGAGCGGTACGGCGCCTACCTGTTCCCGCCGCCGGGCAAGGTGCTGGGTGCGCTGGTCGGGATCGCGTCAAGCGGCCAGCTCTGGCTCCATGTCGGTTCGAGCCTCTGCCGGATCGGGCTCGGGTTCGCCGGGGCGGTCGTCGCGTCGATCCTGGCGGGCCTGCTCATTGCCCGCCTGCCGCTCGCCCGGCTCGTCGTCCGCGACCTGACGGCCATCCTGAACAGCACGTCGGTGTTCGTCTGGCTGGTGCTGGCCCTGATCTGGTTCGGGCTCTCGAACAGCGGCCCGATCTTCACCACCTTCATGATCGTGCTGCCGGTGATGCTCAGCAACGTCGCCGAGGGCATCGACAGCGTCGACCGAAAGCTGATGGAGATGGCACAGGCGTACCGGCTGGGCGAGCTCGACCGATTTCGTCATGTGACCCTGCCGGGCGTGATTCCGTATCTCGTGGCCGGGATGAAGGTCTCGTTCGCGCTCGGGCTGCGGGTCAGTGTCGTGGCCGAGCTGTTCGGGGTCAGCACTGGCATCGGCTACATGATGAACTTCAGCCGCGACACGCTACGGACCGATCTGGTGTTCGCGTGGGCGCTGGTACTCGTCGCGGTCATGGTGCTGGCCGAGCAGCTCGTCTTCGAGCCACTGGCCCGGCGGGCCAATCGCTGGCGCTGA
- a CDS encoding HAMP domain-containing protein — protein sequence MSLQTRILGAILGAVVVAVIVTTWVINDRIVDGATREAQRQAQERGALTTSLYAERAQTLVANAQAVALYPAVIAAVDGRNAQPLARWSNDVTAQQQIHVKVFDVNGTAIAHGHTEARLGPFWDELQSNARLDGVDLALAGTASSGVETSDEIGVALRGYAPVRRDGLTGPVVGAVMLADPLDSSLMTRLAGGSSGGRLRVDPFANNIAERCDPLAQSLAAVCQFRALSPSGRPAAMFSLTVPLVDVDHARNDAQRSLWLTASALVLLGTVAAWLLARSLSLPLRRLTQAARQIAAGDYRQPTDPSCLRVLTSEAKADEIMILAQAFDAMRERVAAATSALRGERDVLGAVLESTAEGIAMTSMTGETVVANSRWTALVGSENLAAIADLEHVEDRQPFGKVAAGWLDDLDRIAVADFERTSPWYCRLRCYTAPVDHRAGAVVGRIFVLRDVTHETEVERQRSAFVATVSHELRAPLTVIQGYSETLLDDLDRGLWDPKAERELVEIVRSSADTLGRLVENLLDAATLEVGVLRLQSEPVRVERIAERLVARRDGLADHHELYVEAAPGLAPALADPLRVEQVLTNLIDNAIKYSPDGGSVTVRIDGGSGQSDLTISVRDQGLGLAVEQAERVFERFYRAGDPVGGAPRGVGLGLFLCKRLVEAQGGQIWVESEPGAGSTFRFTLPALIEPDVDADAALPPAVVVLDDAALPVGAAG from the coding sequence ATGAGCTTGCAAACCAGAATTCTCGGCGCCATCCTTGGCGCCGTCGTCGTCGCCGTCATCGTGACGACGTGGGTCATCAACGATCGCATCGTCGATGGCGCGACGCGCGAAGCCCAGCGCCAGGCTCAGGAGCGTGGGGCGCTGACCACATCGCTGTACGCCGAGCGGGCACAGACGCTTGTGGCCAACGCCCAGGCCGTCGCGCTCTACCCCGCCGTGATCGCCGCCGTCGACGGCCGCAACGCCCAACCGCTCGCGCGGTGGTCCAACGATGTCACGGCTCAGCAGCAGATCCACGTCAAGGTGTTCGACGTGAACGGGACGGCTATCGCCCACGGCCACACTGAGGCCCGGCTTGGACCGTTCTGGGACGAGCTTCAGTCGAATGCACGGCTGGACGGGGTCGATCTTGCCCTGGCCGGCACGGCCAGCAGCGGCGTCGAGACGAGCGACGAGATCGGGGTGGCCCTGCGCGGCTACGCACCGGTTCGGCGGGATGGCCTGACCGGACCCGTCGTCGGCGCCGTGATGCTGGCCGATCCGCTGGACTCGTCGCTGATGACTCGGCTGGCCGGCGGCAGCAGCGGCGGCAGATTGCGTGTGGACCCATTCGCCAACAACATCGCCGAGCGGTGTGATCCGCTTGCCCAGTCGCTGGCCGCCGTCTGCCAGTTCCGGGCCCTGTCGCCGTCCGGGCGTCCGGCTGCCATGTTCAGCCTGACCGTGCCGCTGGTGGACGTCGACCACGCCCGCAACGATGCCCAGCGGTCGCTCTGGCTGACGGCGTCCGCGCTGGTCCTCCTGGGAACGGTCGCCGCGTGGCTGCTGGCCCGCTCGCTCTCGCTGCCGCTGCGGCGGCTGACCCAGGCCGCGCGCCAGATCGCCGCTGGCGACTACCGCCAGCCAACCGACCCCAGTTGCCTACGGGTCCTCACCAGTGAAGCGAAGGCAGACGAGATCATGATCCTGGCGCAAGCGTTCGATGCCATGCGAGAGCGTGTCGCCGCCGCGACCTCGGCGCTCCGCGGCGAGCGCGACGTCCTCGGCGCGGTGCTCGAATCGACGGCCGAAGGGATCGCCATGACGAGTATGACCGGCGAGACGGTGGTCGCCAACTCGCGCTGGACCGCCCTCGTCGGTTCGGAGAACCTGGCTGCGATCGCCGATCTCGAGCACGTCGAAGATCGACAGCCGTTCGGCAAGGTGGCGGCGGGCTGGCTCGACGACCTCGACCGCATCGCCGTGGCCGACTTCGAGCGAACATCGCCGTGGTACTGTCGCCTGCGTTGCTACACCGCACCGGTGGACCATCGCGCGGGAGCGGTGGTCGGCCGAATCTTCGTGCTGCGCGATGTGACCCACGAGACCGAGGTCGAGCGCCAGCGCAGCGCCTTCGTTGCGACGGTCTCCCACGAGCTGCGGGCGCCGCTGACGGTGATCCAGGGGTACTCAGAGACGCTGCTGGACGATCTGGATCGGGGGCTCTGGGACCCCAAGGCTGAGCGCGAGCTGGTCGAGATCGTCCGGTCGTCGGCAGACACACTCGGCAGGCTGGTCGAGAACCTGCTCGACGCCGCGACCCTCGAGGTCGGGGTTCTGCGCCTCCAGTCCGAGCCGGTGCGGGTCGAGCGGATCGCAGAGCGCCTCGTCGCGCGCCGGGACGGCCTTGCCGACCACCACGAGCTTTACGTCGAGGCGGCCCCAGGCCTGGCGCCGGCGCTCGCCGATCCGCTCCGGGTCGAGCAGGTCCTGACGAACCTGATCGACAACGCGATCAAGTACTCGCCGGACGGCGGCTCGGTGACCGTGCGGATCGACGGCGGGAGCGGCCAGTCGGATCTGACGATATCGGTGCGCGATCAGGGGCTCGGCCTCGCCGTCGAGCAGGCGGAGCGGGTATTTGAGCGGTTCTACCGGGCCGGCGACCCGGTCGGCGGTGCGCCGCGTGGCGTCGGGCTGGGGCTGTTCCTCTGCAAGCGGCTGGTCGAGGCCCAGGGCGGGCAGATCTGGGTCGAGAGCGAGCCGGGCGCCGGGAGCACGTTCAGGTTCACCCTGCCGGCGCTGATCGAGCCGGACGTTGACGCCGATGCAGCGCTGCCCCCCGCCGTCGTCGTCCTCGACGATGCAGCGCTGCCCGTGGGAGCAGCAGGATGA
- a CDS encoding beta-lactamase family protein — MAFPSTRLDRRHFLGLAATASATIVPLLAPRRGMDARAAPDNPAPPTPTDLENGIVSTMQAHGIPGANVVLDRPDTGTWTAALGVSDLQRGTPMSPDLHMRIGSITKTMTATVVLQLVDEGALGLDDTLATLLPDVTTIPYASQITVRHLLSMKSGTFDCLKDETFFPQVFADPTRPWTPHEMIALAARHPPDFAPGEDIAYSNTGYILLGLIAERLANEPLGAAYDRRLFAPLGMSQTSLPTDATLTEPFAHGYIADPRRGGQLADLTALNATVAWAAGGVVSTVGDLHTWLKALVGGSLLSADLQRERLVFTPFKRDPGAPPFGYGLGIGNLDGQIG, encoded by the coding sequence ATGGCATTCCCCAGCACGCGGCTCGACCGGCGCCATTTCCTTGGCCTTGCGGCGACAGCCTCGGCCACCATCGTGCCCCTGCTCGCGCCCCGACGAGGGATGGACGCACGCGCAGCACCGGACAATCCGGCGCCGCCGACGCCGACAGACCTTGAGAACGGCATCGTCTCGACGATGCAGGCGCACGGCATCCCGGGTGCGAACGTCGTGCTGGACCGGCCAGACACGGGAACCTGGACAGCCGCCCTCGGCGTGAGCGACCTGCAACGCGGGACGCCGATGTCGCCCGACCTGCACATGCGAATCGGCAGCATCACCAAGACGATGACCGCGACGGTCGTGCTTCAGCTTGTCGACGAGGGCGCGCTGGGTCTTGACGACACGCTCGCCACCCTGCTGCCGGACGTGACGACGATCCCGTATGCCAGCCAGATCACGGTCCGCCACCTGTTGAGTATGAAGAGCGGGACGTTCGACTGCCTCAAAGACGAGACCTTCTTTCCCCAGGTCTTCGCCGATCCGACGCGGCCCTGGACGCCACACGAGATGATCGCGCTCGCTGCCAGGCATCCGCCGGACTTCGCCCCCGGCGAGGACATCGCCTACTCGAATACGGGCTACATCCTGCTGGGCCTGATCGCCGAGCGCCTCGCCAACGAGCCGCTCGGCGCGGCGTACGACCGTCGGCTGTTTGCTCCGCTCGGTATGTCGCAGACGAGCCTGCCGACTGACGCGACACTCACCGAGCCGTTTGCCCACGGCTACATCGCAGATCCGCGAAGGGGCGGACAGCTCGCCGACCTGACAGCCTTGAACGCCACCGTGGCCTGGGCAGCGGGCGGAGTCGTCTCCACCGTTGGCGATCTGCACACCTGGTTGAAGGCGTTGGTCGGTGGCTCCCTGCTGAGCGCCGACCTCCAACGCGAACGGCTGGTCTTCACTCCGTTCAAACGCGATCCGGGCGCGCCACCCTTCGGCTACGGGCTTGGCATCGGCAATCTCGACGGCCAGATCGGG